In Thermodesulfobacteriota bacterium, one DNA window encodes the following:
- a CDS encoding ParB/RepB/Spo0J family partition protein — translation MVEKGINNSNIPTLPVNKINIGRWNVRTLDREKGVDELAESIEKYGLLQPIVVFQEGDRYNLIIGQRRVQAFKKLKKKEIPAVILPEKPDEEHLKILSLSENIHRVELNRADIVEVISYLYEKYNKSAKKVAQILGKSAPYIYEHLKIQNAPEEVKQMLSRKEISKEDVKRVMEIAADDKATMIELAREMKKLTPYERKRLADVVKIKPNAKVKELIEEAKNPRIEEKIIIPLTPKLLKALDSAVKEIGLSREEIAKKALEDWLGNKGYYKG, via the coding sequence ATGGTAGAAAAAGGTATAAACAATAGTAATATACCGACATTACCTGTTAATAAAATTAATATTGGTAGGTGGAATGTAAGAACTTTAGATAGAGAAAAAGGAGTTGATGAACTTGCTGAAAGCATAGAAAAGTATGGATTGCTTCAGCCTATTGTAGTTTTTCAAGAAGGAGATAGGTACAATCTAATAATAGGCCAACGGCGGGTGCAAGCTTTCAAGAAATTAAAAAAGAAAGAGATACCTGCGGTTATTCTGCCAGAGAAGCCTGATGAGGAACACTTAAAAATACTGTCCTTGAGTGAAAATATTCACAGAGTTGAGTTAAACAGAGCAGATATAGTTGAGGTTATTAGTTATCTTTATGAGAAGTATAATAAATCTGCTAAAAAAGTTGCTCAAATTCTAGGTAAAAGTGCTCCTTATATATATGAGCACCTCAAAATTCAGAATGCACCGGAAGAAGTCAAGCAAATGCTATCCAGGAAAGAGATTAGTAAGGAAGATGTAAAAAGGGTGATGGAGATTGCAGCAGATGATAAAGCTACAATGATAGAATTAGCCAGAGAAATGAAAAAACTCACACCTTATGAAAGGAAAAGATTAGCCGATGTTGTGAAGATTAAGCCTAACGCGAAAGTGAAAGAATTAATTGAAGAGGCAAAGAACCCTCGTATAGAAGAAAAGATTATTATCCCACTAACACCTAAATTGCTAAAGGCATTAGATAGTGCAGTAAAAGAGATAGGTTTGAGTCGAGAAGAAATTGCCAAGAAAGCCTTAGAAGATTGGCTCGGCAATAAAGGATATTATAAGGGATAA
- a CDS encoding DUF6602 domain-containing protein translates to MRTRADSAIAQELDELLAKSTPYALSSPSFGSPTIHDFVKGLILSTNIIEVIGGKDKHLPNGFRADWGQVIDEKDGNTLSKECDIIIYKDKPLKLIENKSIRFVLVGKKQTKIVIEVKSSIQSVTADIRNYCKELKKSVSDIWFIAECCWAKSKNRADTIEQDLKNAGYKHFFYFYRMNDKTLIKTIDYEPFIKFIKLIRRIK, encoded by the coding sequence ATGCGGACAAGAGCCGATTCTGCTATTGCCCAAGAATTGGATGAATTACTTGCTAAATCTACACCATATGCTTTATCAAGCCCCTCATTTGGAAGTCCTACCATTCATGATTTTGTTAAAGGGCTTATACTTTCAACCAATATCATAGAGGTAATTGGTGGTAAAGATAAACATCTCCCAAATGGATTTAGAGCAGACTGGGGACAGGTGATAGATGAAAAAGATGGAAACACTTTATCTAAAGAATGCGACATCATAATATATAAAGACAAGCCTCTCAAACTCATTGAAAACAAGTCTATTAGATTTGTACTGGTTGGTAAGAAACAGACAAAAATAGTCATTGAGGTTAAAAGTAGCATTCAGAGTGTAACCGCTGATATTAGAAATTATTGTAAGGAGTTAAAAAAATCTGTATCTGATATCTGGTTTATTGCTGAGTGTTGCTGGGCAAAGAGTAAAAATAGAGCAGACACTATAGAGCAAGACTTGAAAAATGCAGGATACAAGCATTTTTTCTATTTTTATAGGATGAATGACAAGACATTAATTAAAACGATTGATTATGAACCATTTATCAAATTTATTAAATTGATTAGAAGAATCAAATGA
- a CDS encoding phosphoadenosine phosphosulfate reductase family protein, whose translation MKSSKNNNQWWQPIEETFAGISLKGLKVICPQCGEHGLVITRWIKGPVLKPIYILHIKWRKARKVCELSEEQSKGVRSEVSIFKSDIKRLLDSRKSFILFSGGNDSLATLSYLKDITKGVKSDLTAIYVDTTAGLPENAKYVKEVCKYLGINLKIVGPKVDYFTLAKKWGIPSFKYRWCCRELKIKPIEEFLSTIKEPKVVFDGIRAAESNARRQYIPVWYHPTFKCLSVSPIFYWSNEQVISYVNSNGIPKTFLHSLGTSTECWCGAYKTKSDFEKLFNLDRDMFYKLVEVEEENKGRYTFIYENGQKISLKELAKTLKK comes from the coding sequence ATGAAAAGTTCTAAAAATAATAATCAATGGTGGCAACCAATAGAGGAAACTTTTGCTGGGATTAGTTTAAAGGGGCTTAAGGTTATATGTCCTCAGTGTGGAGAACATGGTTTGGTTATTACCAGATGGATAAAAGGTCCTGTATTGAAACCCATTTACATCCTCCATATTAAATGGAGAAAAGCAAGAAAAGTATGTGAACTTAGTGAAGAACAGTCTAAGGGTGTTAGGAGTGAAGTTTCTATCTTCAAAAGTGATATTAAGAGACTTTTAGATTCAAGAAAATCGTTTATTCTGTTTAGTGGAGGGAATGATAGTCTTGCTACTTTGTCTTACCTAAAAGACATTACCAAGGGGGTAAAAAGTGATTTAACTGCAATTTATGTTGATACAACCGCAGGACTTCCTGAAAATGCAAAATATGTAAAGGAAGTCTGTAAATATTTGGGTATTAATCTTAAAATAGTAGGCCCCAAGGTGGATTATTTTACTTTGGCTAAAAAGTGGGGTATCCCAAGCTTTAAATATAGATGGTGCTGTCGTGAGTTGAAAATCAAACCTATTGAAGAATTTCTGAGTACTATAAAAGAACCTAAAGTGGTTTTTGATGGAATAAGAGCTGCGGAGTCTAATGCAAGAAGACAATATATACCAGTATGGTATCACCCAACTTTTAAGTGCCTTTCTGTTAGCCCCATTTTCTATTGGTCTAATGAACAGGTAATTTCGTATGTAAATAGTAATGGAATCCCTAAAACCTTTTTGCACTCTTTAGGAACTTCTACAGAATGTTGGTGTGGAGCATACAAAACAAAATCTGATTTTGAAAAGTTATTTAATTTAGACAGAGATATGTTTTATAAATTAGTTGAAGTAGAAGAAGAAAATAAAGGTAGATATACTTTTATTTACGAAAATGGTCAAAAGATTTCGTTAAAAGAATTGGCAAAAACTCTAAAGAAATAA